In Crinalium epipsammum PCC 9333, the genomic window ACTGATTTTAGTTTTACTTAACTAGGTTGTTATCTTCTGTTGTATTAGCTAATAGATTTGTGGTATAAGTCAAATGTTTGGATAATTAACCACAGATGCACACAGATAAACACAGATGGGATAACTGATTTTTGCCGATAGTCTAATCAATATTTGCATTAATTTGGTGCTTGGAGTACAAACACTTAAATTAATAAGTTAAATTTATTGAAGACTCTGAGGATTTAATTTAATCAAAACCCAAGTTAGATAAGTACCAATAGGACCCCAAAGCATATAAGGTATTAGTAGTAATGAAGCCTTCGGTAATATCGGTCTTACTAAAATTGCTAATATATAAACTAGCAAAGTTGCCATAGCACCTACAACTAGCCCACCCATTAAACTTTTTAGCGCCACAACTACAGGGCTATAAATAGCAGTTAAAATTCCTAATACAGCATATAAAATCATCAGTAACCAAGGTTTATTCTCCCGTGATGATTTTTCCCATACTAAAATCGCTGAAATGGTAACGCATACCCAAATAAATATCCAAATAAATGGAATTAAAAATTCAAACGTTAGCCAGTTAGGACGCGCTAAATTTTGAAACCA contains:
- a CDS encoding TspO/MBR family protein yields the protein MKSKWKITATSAAIFFGGSFRTSLGDPWFQNLARPNWLTFEFLIPFIWIFIWVCVTISAILVWEKSSRENKPWLLMILYAVLGILTAIYSPVVVALKSLMGGLVVGAMATLLVYILAILVRPILPKASLLLIPYMLWGPIGTYLTWVLIKLNPQSLQ